In Bradyrhizobium sp. 170, the DNA window CGCTAGGTCTTGCCGTGACCGTCAACCACCGTGACCCCGGCGGCTCCGTCCTGATCAGCTACCGCAACCTCGAACAGCTCGACGAGGTGATGCGACGGCTGGCGAAGGGGGGCTGACGGGGGCGCACCTACTTTGCATGGGGTTGTTTTCGCGATTTTGTATCCGACGCGCTCCGCGCACTGGCACGACAGCTGCCTGGCGAAGGGGATCTGATCTTTTCTTAACCTCGCCCCCCGCTTGCGGGGAGAGGTCGAATTGCGAAGCAATCCGGGTGAGGGGGTACAGGTCTCACGTCGTTTGGGACTCGCGGAAGCAGCCCCTCACCCCAACCCTCTAAGAGCGAGCTTCGCTCGTCTCGACCCCGCAAGAGCGGGACGAGGGAGTGGAGAGAGCACGCGCGCTAGCGAAACTCCGCGACGACCTTGATCTCGCCAACGATGGCGTCGTTGAAGGCGGTCATTTCCTCTGCGGGAATCCAGTATTCCAGATGCGCGGAGCCGCCGGCCCGTTGGACGCTGTACTTTTCCAGGAAATTCCGCCTGACCTCAAAACGAGTGACATAGCCGGCGCCGCTGGCGGGGACGTTCCAGTCACGGGCGATCTTCACGGCATATTCTTCCGAGAGCACTGGATAAAAGATCGGCTGTTCCGGCAGCCGTGGCGGGAACGCGCGCATTCCGCTCTTGCGGATCAATTCCAGCTCGACCGGCCCAACCGGACGCCAAAGGGTTACGACATCAGCCGCCTCGTCCGGCATGCTTACCCCCGCCGCTTCGCATTCACCGCGATCGAGAGCAGCGTGCGCTGGGCGATCGCTGACGCCAGCGATGCCTGTTTGCGCATGTCGAGCGCGGCCGTTCCGAGTTGATCGATGATGGCGGCCAATCGCGCTACGCTGAAATTGCGCAGCGCGATTTCGACGGCGCCCTTGCGCGAGAAATGCAGGCGCGGATAGCCGCTTTCGAGCAAGGTCGAGACCGGCGTACCTTCGGCCACCGAAAGCGCCGATTTGTGCAGCCACGCCGCCTGGCGCTGCGCGGCGGAGATGATGACGCCGGGATAGGTTCCGGCGACCATCGCTTTGGCAAATTCGCTTTCGACCAGCTCCGGCTTGCCGGCAAAGGCGCCATCCACGATCGGGTCCAGCTTCAGCTCGGACGCGTCGGACACGACGGTCATGACATCGTCGAGCGCGATCTCGCCCTTGCCGTGGGAATAGAGCGCCAGCTTGCGCAGCTCGTTGCGCGAGGCCTGGCGGTCGCCGCCGAGCAACGACATCAGCACGGCGCGCGCGTCAGCGGCGATGCGCAAATTGGAAGAGCGCAATTCCTCGTCGATCAGCCTGGCAAGGTCGCGCTCGGTGTCGGGATAGCAGGCGATGGCGACCGCGGTCTTGGCGCGCTCGCAGGCCTTGCGCAGCGGCGATTCCGGCCGCAGTTCGCCGGCCTCGATCACGATACGGCAATCCTTTATCGGAGAATCGGCCAGCGTATCGACGCCGCTGGCGAAGCTGCGGGAGCCGGCGCGCACACGAATGGCCCGGCGGCCGCCGAACATCGGGATCGTCATGGCCTCGTCGACCAGCCGCGACGGTTCGGCCGACAGCTCATCGCCATCGAGCCGGACCAGCGAGAAGGGATCGTTGGGATCGTCGACCGCCGAAGCGATCAGCGCGTCAGCGCGCTCGCGGACCAGGCCGGCATCCGGCCCGTAAAGCAGGATGATGGGCCGGCCGGCATCAGGCCGGGCGAGAAAAGCGTCGATGTCTTTTCCGCGGAGCGCGACCATCAAATATGGGTCCACCAATATTGCCGTCATCCTGAGGCGCGCAAGTCAGCGGCAGAATTGCGCCGCCGAGCGCACCTCAGGATGACGTCGGTGCGTTGTCAGGAGCCGGCGTAGAAGAACGACGCCAGCCGGGTCTGGATGTTTTCGGCGATCTCGTTGGCGGCGCGATCCTCGGCGTCGCGGAAGGCACGCTGGCGGGCGAAGCGCTGCAACTGACCGGGGATGTCATAGGACACGCGGGAGAAGGTCGTGCCCGTCATGACCGACTTGTTGGTGGCGAGGTCGATCAGATTGTACTGCGCGTCGATGCCGTAATTCTCGCTCGACGGCAGCGCCGTGGCGGGATCGAGCATCAGCGAGGAGCGCGAACTGGTAAAGCGCAGCACCAGCCGATGCGTCGGCGGCATGCCGGTGGCGTTGCCGTAGAGCTTGAACGCCAGCGCGTTGCGAATCTCCACCTGGATCCGGGCCTCCCGGGAGGCATTGGGCTTGTCCACCGGCGGGACTTCCACGCCCATCAGCTTTTCGCGCAGGCCGGGCTTGCCGTCATTACGTTCGGCGTACATCGGCTGGAAACAGCCGGCCGTGAGCGCCGCCAGAGCGGCGACGGCGATGAGCCGAACGGCGATCCGGGTTCTAGCCAACGACATTCACGATCCTCATGGGAACTACGATTACCTTGCGGACGACCTTGCCGCCGAGAGCGAGTTTTACCGCATCGAGCGCCAAAACGGCAGCCTCAATTTCCGGATTTTGGGCGACCCGTGGCACGGTAACATCACCCCGTTTTTTGCCGTTGACCTGGACCACCAGCGTCACGGTGTCTTCAACCAGCAAATCGCGTTCGATTTGGGGCCAGTTGGCCTCCGAAATCAGCCCGGACTGCTCCAGAACCTGCCAGCACTCCTCGGCCAGATGCGGCATCATCGGCGCGAACAGTTGAACCAGGATGATTGCGGCTTCCCGGACCGCCCAAGCGGTGTCCGGCGACGGTGTTCCGCCCTTACCCAGCACCTCGGCCAGCGCATTGGCGAATTCCCGGATATGAGCCAGGCAGACATTGAAATGCAGCCGCTCGATCCCGGATGACACCTTGTCCAGCGCGCCGTGAGCGGCCTTGCGCAAGCCGAGCGCATCGGCACCGAACGAGGCCGGCCGGTCGGCCGGAGCCGTCTTGGCGATCTCGGCCGATTCGTTGACCAGCCGCCACAGCCGCTGCACGAAGCGCGAGGCGCCCTGCACGCGCTCGTCGCTCCAGATTACGTCGCGGTCGGGCGGGGAGTCCGACAGCATGAACCAGCGCGCGACGTCGGCGCCATAGGTCGCGATGATGTCGTCGGGGTCGACGGTGTTCTTCTTCGACTTCGACATCTTCTCGATCGCGCCGATGGTTATTTCTTCGCCAGTCTCCATCAGGACCGCGCGGCGGCCGTTGCCGCCGGTCTCGATCTTGACCTCGGCCGGCGTGACGTAGCCGCCGTCAGCTTTTTGATAGGTCTCATGTACCACCATGCCCTGCGTATATTGGCCGGCGAACGGCTCGTCATAGGCGATGTGACCGGTGGCCTTCATGGCGCGGGTGAAGAAGCGCGCGTAGAGCAGATGTAGGATCGCGTGCTCGACGCCGCCGATATACTGATCGACCGGCATCAACCGATCGACGATGGCCCGTGTGGTTGGAGCCGTCTCGTTCCACGGATCCGTGAAGCGTGCGAAGTACCATGCCGAGTCGACAAAGGTATCCATCGTGTCGGTTTCGCGTTGCGCCTTGCCGCCGCATTTCGGGCAGCTGACGTGTTTCCAGGTCGGGTGATGGTCGAGCGCGTTGCCGGGCTTGTCGAATGTCACATCCTCCGGCAGCACCACCGGCAGGTCCGCATCGGGCACCGGTACGACGTCACACTTCGGGCAGTGGATCACCGGGATTGGACAACCCCAATAGCGCTGGCGTGAAACGCCCCAATCGCGCAGACGGAAATTTACCTTGCGTTCGCCGACCGGCAGGTTGCCGCGAACTTCAGTTTCCAGCCGTTTCGCGACGTCTTCCTTGGCCTCTTCGATGGTCATGCCATCGAGAAAGCGTGAATTGATCATACGGCCGTCGCCGTCATAGGCGGTATCGGTGATGAAGAAGGTCTTCGGATCCTGGCCTTCCGGGCAAACCACCGGCGTGTTGCCGAGCCCGTATTTGTTCACAAAATCGAGGTCGCGCTGGTCGTGCGCCGGACAGCCGAAGATCGCGCCGGTGCCGTATTCCATCAGCACGAAGTTGGCGACATAGACCGGCAGCTTCCAGCTCGGGTCGAACGGATGGATCGCTTTAATGCCGGTATCAAAACCCTGCTTCTCCTGGGTATCGATGATTTCCTGCGCGGTACCGTGACGCTTTGCTTCGGCAATGAACTCCGCGAGCTTTGGATTCTTCGCAGCCGCGGCCTGCGCCAGCGGGTGATCCGGTGCGATCGCCATGAACTTGGCACCGAACAGGGTGTCGTGTCGCGTGGTGAACACTTTCAGATCGCTATCGCCATTCGGCGCGGTCGCAGGATCGAGCGCGAAGCGGACCAGCATGCCTTCGCTGCGCCCGATCCAGTTGCGCTGCATGACGCGCACCCGATCGGGCCAGCGGTCGAGCGTGTCAAGCGCGTCGAGCAGCTCTTGCGAGTACTTCGTGATCTTGAAGACCCACTGGTTCATCTCGCGCTGCTCGACCACGGCGCCGGAGCGCCAGCCGCGGCCGTCGATCACCTGCTCGTTGGCGAGCACGGTCATGTCGACCGGATCCCAGTTGATCTTGCGCTTCTCTCGCTCTGCGAGACCGGCGCGCAGGAAGTCGTTGAACAGCTTTTGCTGATGCTTGTAGTAGCCAGGGTCGCAGGTTGCGAATTCGCGCGACCAGTCCAGCGACAGTCCGATCGACTGCAACTGCTTCCTCATCGCAGCGATGTTGTCGTAGGTCCAGGCCTTGGGCGCGACCTTGCGCTCGATCGCGGCATTTTCCGCCGGCAGCCCGAACGCATCCCAGCCCATCGGGTGCATCACATTGTGGCCCTTCGCCCGCATGTAGCGGGCGAGCACGTCACCCAGCGTATAGTTGCGGACATGCCCGATATGGATGCGCCCGGACGGGTAGGGGAACATCTCGAGCACGTAATATTTTGGCCGCGGATCGTCGTTTTTGCAGACAAAAATTGACTTTTCTGCCCACTGGCGCTGCCAGCGCGGCTCGGAATCACGGGCGTTATAGCGTTCGGAGGTCATGGAATCGTAAGCGCTTTTTGTGGATTCGGATCCTGTCCAAAGGACGGCGGACTAGGCCACAAAAGCGGCTGCGGGGTCAACGGGTTGGGACGGTGGGAACGGCCATTTGACCGGAGGCACGGAGCGTCCGCTCACCCCGCCATCGCTATGCCCGCCTCGTCGACCAGCTTGGCAAAGCCGTGCTCGACCACGGTGTTGCGGCCGCGGTGTTTGGCGGCGTAGAGGGCGGCGTCCGCAGCCTCGATCAGGTCGCCGGGGGTTTGTGTGTCGCTCGGCAGCGTTGCCGCCACGCCGACGCTGACGGTGACGGTGCAGTAGCTGGAGGTGATGTGCGGCAGGCCGAGGCCCTGAACGGTCGCGCGCACCGTTTCGCCGATCTCCAGCGCTCTCTGGGGGCTCGTGTTCGGCAGCAGCAGGCAGAATTCCTCGCCGCCATAACGGCCGGCAAAGCCCATGGTGTCGGCGGCGATGCCGGCCAGCGCTTCACCGATCCGGGTGAGGCAGGCGTCGCCCTCGGGATGGCCGTAGGTATCGTTGTAGAGCTTGAAATGATCGACATCGATCATCAGGAGCGACAGCTCGCAATGATACTGCTGCGCCTTCATCCATTCGAAATCGAGCCGGCTCTGGAAGCCGCGGCGGTTGGCGAGACCCGACAGCATGTCGATCGAGGCCATCACGGTGAGGCGGTCGTTGGTGGCGACCAGCTCGCGCTCGCGCTGGCTGAGTTGGGCGGCCATCGCATTGAACGCGCGGGCCAGCGGCATGAACTCCGCAGGCAGGCGGCTGCGCGAGACGCGGGCCGACGAATCGCCCTCGCCGAAACGCTTGGCCATTCCGGTCATGACTTCGATCGGATTGATGATGAGCTTCTCCGCGCCGATCAGCGCGCCGAGCAGCACGAACAGGCAGACGAATCCCAATTGAAGATAGGCGGTGCGGATGTCACGATTGATCGCGGCCGTCACCTTGTCCTCGTCGATGCTGACGATCAGGCGCGATTGCGTCCCGGGAATGCGTGCGAAGCTGATGGTGCGCTTGGAGCCGTCGGTGACGGCAAAGGAAAGCGAGCCCGTATCGGAGTTGGAGCTGAGCGCCTTGTAGGTGATGGCCGACAGCAGCGGCACGTTGTCGAGGGGACGGCCGATCATGCTGGCCTGGTCCGGTGGTGCCGCCAGCACGACGCCGGTGCTGTCGATCAGCAGCGATGAAATGCCCGGCCGTCCGCCGAGGTTGGCCATGATCTTCGACAGCCAGTCGAGATTGATGCCTGCAACCGCTACCGAATCTTCCTCCGGATTGATCGCGGAGACCGGATAGGCCGCCATCATGATCGGCCGGTTGTTGGTCTTGCCGAACAGATAATCGCTGAAAACGAAATCGCGGGTTTCCTGCGCCTTCCTGAAATAGTCGCGGTCGCCGATGTTGAGGCCGACCTGAATGTTCAGCGTGGAACACTGCACCACGCCTTCCTTGCTCACGAGCATGATGCTGCGGATCCAGGGCAGGTTGGCGGGCAGGCTGGCGCGCAGGATCTCGC includes these proteins:
- a CDS encoding ADP-ribosylation/crystallin J1, whose protein sequence is MPDEAADVVTLWRPVGPVELELIRKSGMRAFPPRLPEQPIFYPVLSEEYAVKIARDWNVPASGAGYVTRFEVRRNFLEKYSVQRAGGSAHLEYWIPAEEMTAFNDAIVGEIKVVAEFR
- the holA gene encoding DNA polymerase III subunit delta: MVALRGKDIDAFLARPDAGRPIILLYGPDAGLVRERADALIASAVDDPNDPFSLVRLDGDELSAEPSRLVDEAMTIPMFGGRRAIRVRAGSRSFASGVDTLADSPIKDCRIVIEAGELRPESPLRKACERAKTAVAIACYPDTERDLARLIDEELRSSNLRIAADARAVLMSLLGGDRQASRNELRKLALYSHGKGEIALDDVMTVVSDASELKLDPIVDGAFAGKPELVESEFAKAMVAGTYPGVIISAAQRQAAWLHKSALSVAEGTPVSTLLESGYPRLHFSRKGAVEIALRNFSVARLAAIIDQLGTAALDMRKQASLASAIAQRTLLSIAVNAKRRG
- the lptE gene encoding LPS assembly lipoprotein LptE, which encodes MSLARTRIAVRLIAVAALAALTAGCFQPMYAERNDGKPGLREKLMGVEVPPVDKPNASREARIQVEIRNALAFKLYGNATGMPPTHRLVLRFTSSRSSLMLDPATALPSSENYGIDAQYNLIDLATNKSVMTGTTFSRVSYDIPGQLQRFARQRAFRDAEDRAANEIAENIQTRLASFFYAGS
- the leuS gene encoding leucine--tRNA ligase, coding for MTSERYNARDSEPRWQRQWAEKSIFVCKNDDPRPKYYVLEMFPYPSGRIHIGHVRNYTLGDVLARYMRAKGHNVMHPMGWDAFGLPAENAAIERKVAPKAWTYDNIAAMRKQLQSIGLSLDWSREFATCDPGYYKHQQKLFNDFLRAGLAEREKRKINWDPVDMTVLANEQVIDGRGWRSGAVVEQREMNQWVFKITKYSQELLDALDTLDRWPDRVRVMQRNWIGRSEGMLVRFALDPATAPNGDSDLKVFTTRHDTLFGAKFMAIAPDHPLAQAAAAKNPKLAEFIAEAKRHGTAQEIIDTQEKQGFDTGIKAIHPFDPSWKLPVYVANFVLMEYGTGAIFGCPAHDQRDLDFVNKYGLGNTPVVCPEGQDPKTFFITDTAYDGDGRMINSRFLDGMTIEEAKEDVAKRLETEVRGNLPVGERKVNFRLRDWGVSRQRYWGCPIPVIHCPKCDVVPVPDADLPVVLPEDVTFDKPGNALDHHPTWKHVSCPKCGGKAQRETDTMDTFVDSAWYFARFTDPWNETAPTTRAIVDRLMPVDQYIGGVEHAILHLLYARFFTRAMKATGHIAYDEPFAGQYTQGMVVHETYQKADGGYVTPAEVKIETGGNGRRAVLMETGEEITIGAIEKMSKSKKNTVDPDDIIATYGADVARWFMLSDSPPDRDVIWSDERVQGASRFVQRLWRLVNESAEIAKTAPADRPASFGADALGLRKAAHGALDKVSSGIERLHFNVCLAHIREFANALAEVLGKGGTPSPDTAWAVREAAIILVQLFAPMMPHLAEECWQVLEQSGLISEANWPQIERDLLVEDTVTLVVQVNGKKRGDVTVPRVAQNPEIEAAVLALDAVKLALGGKVVRKVIVVPMRIVNVVG
- a CDS encoding diguanylate cyclase, producing the protein MSGVTFNRNRVKLKKLLGIRARLAMLAVMLVAPLMLERVRSLEDTRAKQIAMASEEYANITHHSAETQREVISSVETMLKSAAYIRASSGIGRSCEILRASLPANLPWIRSIMLVSKEGVVQCSTLNIQVGLNIGDRDYFRKAQETRDFVFSDYLFGKTNNRPIMMAAYPVSAINPEEDSVAVAGINLDWLSKIMANLGGRPGISSLLIDSTGVVLAAPPDQASMIGRPLDNVPLLSAITYKALSSNSDTGSLSFAVTDGSKRTISFARIPGTQSRLIVSIDEDKVTAAINRDIRTAYLQLGFVCLFVLLGALIGAEKLIINPIEVMTGMAKRFGEGDSSARVSRSRLPAEFMPLARAFNAMAAQLSQRERELVATNDRLTVMASIDMLSGLANRRGFQSRLDFEWMKAQQYHCELSLLMIDVDHFKLYNDTYGHPEGDACLTRIGEALAGIAADTMGFAGRYGGEEFCLLLPNTSPQRALEIGETVRATVQGLGLPHITSSYCTVTVSVGVAATLPSDTQTPGDLIEAADAALYAAKHRGRNTVVEHGFAKLVDEAGIAMAG